In Photobacterium sp. TLY01, the following proteins share a genomic window:
- a CDS encoding DUF3015 family protein, with protein MKKVIAAAVFAGMMPFSQAMADQDIGCGLGSMVFAGQEGKVFKVLGATTNGTSGNQTFGITFGTLGCDGNGVITSKEKLAMFIDGNMDNLARDIARGEGETLATLTDVWGMSDEAKAEFNATARHNYASIFASENVTSADVLANLNTMVADQNTLAAYAL; from the coding sequence ATGAAAAAAGTAATTGCAGCGGCAGTTTTCGCGGGCATGATGCCATTCTCTCAAGCAATGGCTGATCAGGATATCGGTTGTGGTCTGGGTTCTATGGTGTTTGCCGGTCAAGAAGGCAAAGTGTTTAAAGTACTGGGTGCGACAACGAACGGTACTTCTGGTAACCAGACTTTCGGTATCACCTTCGGCACACTGGGCTGTGACGGCAACGGCGTGATCACTTCTAAAGAAAAACTGGCGATGTTTATCGACGGTAACATGGACAACCTGGCTCGTGATATCGCACGCGGTGAAGGTGAAACGCTGGCAACCCTGACTGACGTCTGGGGCATGAGCGATGAAGCTAAAGCTGAATTTAACGCGACTGCTCGTCATAACTATGCGTCTATCTTCGCTTCTGAGAACGTCACTTCTGCAGATGTTCTGGCGAACCTGAACACTATGGTTGCTGATCAGAACACACTGGCAGCTTACGCACTGTAA
- a CDS encoding Ig-like domain-containing protein, giving the protein MQKNLIHTAIALVLASPVSAYAIDCTTLPVWESGAPYSGGTQVQHLDNAYQANWWSQGKDPVQYSDPYEEWSLLGVCDAPDGNQRPTVSLTSPLNNAQFGVNEAIALTANASDSDGQVVDVTFKVDGNTVGMDDTAPYSVPWNTVEGNHTVSVVATDDKGASRTDSVTISVVAEGNNQPPSVALTNPTTVSQIKEGDLVTLSADATDQDGTVASVEFYVDDQLVGTASSSPFESAWSATAGSHAFKSKATDDDGAVTWSSVVTVAVSGATGGGCAGVPVYQAGTSYQVGDLVQSANYKYSCDVAGWCSSDSAWAYEPGTGLYWTDAWTAQGICAVVPTVTFSSPADNATVLNGDVVTLSVDATDADGSVSQVEFFAAGQSLGIDTSAPYSVTWTATGNGSVSLSAVATDNEDNQGSAGVLVNVSDEPLVVTLTSPSSGTAVGLGKSVVVSADAASLNSTVSSVAFLVNGAVVATDTSSPYSTNWTPGAVGNYTVSARATDATGLTVTSAASTVKVLQQSAKTHKLIGYWHNFVNGAGCPMNLSEMSDAWDIIDIAFAENDRNSTGTVHFNLYSGDMHSSCPALDPQKFKQDMAALQAQGKKFVLSLGGAEGTITLNTDSDEQHFVSSLTALINEWGFDGLDIDLESGSNLVHGSQIQARLPRALKQIEANMGGDMYLTMAPEHPYVQGGMVAYSGIWGAYIPLIDALRDTLDLLHVQLYNNGGLPNPYLPGAAPEGSVDMMVAQSKMLIEGFTLANGEQFAPLRDDQVAIGLPSGPSSANSGQAPTQNILDALDCLTLGTHCQTVVPAFNYSNYAGVMTWSINWDKHDGYNFSGPVGAKLDAMNAQ; this is encoded by the coding sequence ATGCAAAAAAACCTCATTCATACGGCAATTGCACTGGTACTGGCCAGCCCGGTATCGGCTTATGCAATTGACTGTACCACTTTGCCGGTCTGGGAAAGTGGTGCGCCTTACAGCGGCGGGACACAAGTCCAGCATCTGGATAATGCCTACCAGGCGAACTGGTGGAGTCAGGGGAAAGATCCTGTGCAATATTCTGATCCTTACGAAGAATGGTCTCTGCTGGGAGTGTGCGATGCACCTGACGGGAACCAGCGTCCGACTGTGTCTTTGACGTCACCGTTAAATAATGCCCAGTTTGGTGTGAATGAAGCCATCGCTTTGACTGCCAATGCGAGTGACAGTGATGGTCAGGTGGTTGATGTTACTTTCAAAGTGGACGGCAATACCGTGGGTATGGATGATACCGCACCGTATTCTGTGCCTTGGAATACGGTTGAAGGGAACCATACAGTCAGTGTTGTGGCAACCGATGATAAGGGTGCGAGCCGAACCGATTCCGTGACTATCAGTGTGGTGGCTGAAGGTAACAACCAACCTCCTAGCGTGGCACTGACGAATCCGACGACCGTTTCACAAATCAAGGAAGGTGATCTTGTCACGCTCAGTGCCGATGCCACGGATCAGGATGGTACAGTGGCTTCTGTTGAATTTTATGTGGATGACCAACTGGTAGGGACGGCAAGTTCCTCGCCCTTCGAATCGGCCTGGTCTGCCACTGCGGGCAGCCACGCATTTAAATCAAAAGCCACAGACGATGATGGTGCGGTGACCTGGAGCTCAGTCGTTACGGTTGCTGTTTCTGGGGCCACTGGCGGCGGCTGTGCTGGCGTACCTGTCTATCAGGCTGGCACCAGTTATCAGGTTGGGGATCTGGTTCAAAGTGCAAATTATAAATATAGCTGTGATGTGGCTGGCTGGTGTTCGTCAGACTCGGCCTGGGCCTACGAACCGGGAACCGGACTTTATTGGACCGATGCCTGGACAGCACAGGGGATCTGTGCAGTTGTGCCGACAGTCACCTTTAGCTCTCCGGCCGATAATGCGACCGTTCTGAACGGTGACGTTGTCACGCTATCTGTCGATGCAACTGATGCTGATGGTTCGGTGTCGCAAGTGGAATTCTTTGCCGCTGGGCAGAGTTTAGGCATCGATACGTCAGCACCCTATAGTGTTACATGGACAGCGACAGGAAACGGTTCAGTCAGCTTGTCGGCTGTCGCAACAGATAATGAAGACAATCAGGGCAGCGCGGGTGTTCTGGTCAATGTCAGTGACGAACCTTTGGTCGTGACGCTGACATCGCCGTCATCCGGCACAGCTGTGGGGCTAGGTAAATCTGTTGTTGTGTCTGCAGATGCGGCATCACTGAACAGCACGGTGAGTAGTGTGGCGTTCCTGGTCAATGGTGCAGTCGTTGCGACAGATACCAGCTCGCCATACAGCACAAACTGGACGCCAGGCGCTGTGGGGAATTACACCGTCTCTGCGAGGGCTACAGATGCAACCGGACTGACAGTCACGTCTGCTGCCTCGACCGTTAAGGTGCTTCAGCAGTCAGCCAAAACCCATAAGCTGATTGGTTACTGGCATAACTTTGTCAATGGCGCGGGTTGTCCGATGAACCTCAGTGAGATGTCCGATGCATGGGATATCATCGATATTGCCTTTGCAGAGAACGATCGCAACAGCACGGGGACAGTTCATTTCAACCTGTACAGTGGTGATATGCACAGCAGCTGTCCGGCACTGGATCCTCAGAAGTTCAAGCAGGACATGGCGGCGCTGCAGGCTCAGGGTAAGAAATTTGTTTTATCCCTTGGCGGCGCTGAAGGCACCATTACCCTCAATACGGATTCGGACGAACAGCATTTTGTCAGTAGTCTGACTGCGTTGATCAACGAATGGGGATTTGATGGACTGGATATTGACCTTGAAAGCGGCTCCAACCTGGTTCATGGTTCTCAGATTCAGGCGCGTCTGCCTCGCGCGCTGAAGCAGATTGAAGCCAATATGGGCGGGGATATGTACCTGACGATGGCTCCTGAACATCCGTATGTGCAGGGCGGTATGGTGGCGTATTCCGGTATCTGGGGCGCTTACATTCCACTGATTGATGCACTGCGTGATACCTTGGATCTGCTGCATGTGCAGTTATACAACAATGGTGGTTTGCCAAACCCATATCTGCCAGGTGCAGCACCGGAAGGATCTGTCGATATGATGGTGGCACAGTCCAAAATGCTGATCGAGGGATTCACTTTAGCCAATGGCGAGCAATTTGCGCCACTGCGTGATGATCAGGTTGCCATTGGTCTGCCATCCGGCCCCAGCTCTGCCAACTCAGGTCAGGCGCCGACTCAGAATATTCTGGATGCGCTGGACTGTCTGACCTTGGGTACCCATTGTCAGACTGTGGTTCCTGCGTTTAATTACAGTAATTATGCTGGGGTCATGACCTGGTCAATTAACTGGGATAAGCATGACGGTTACAACTTCTCCGGCCCGGTAGGTGCGAAGCTGGATGCGATGAACGCACAGTAA
- a CDS encoding nodulation protein NfeD, whose translation MKLFSILTFWLAVLWPMCSQASDVWLIDIKGGIGPAVSDFVSREINQAHDDQAALIVLKMDTPGGLDTSMREIIRAITTSPVAVATWVGPSGARAASAGTYILYASHIAAMAPGTNLGAATPVSLTGGSPGGKKDNPFDDSDDQEPAGKDDAAKQPAEGTQSGDEVKAETAMEKKVINDAAAYITSLAKLHGRNEVWAEKAVREAASLDAEGALKENVIDFMATDLDDLVNQINGRTVLINGVKQTLSLENVAYVERQQDWRFKFLAVITNPNVAYILMLIGIYGLLLEFYNPGVGLPGVLGGICLILAMYSLQLLPVSYAGLGLIILGIILMVAEAFSPSFGILGLGGIVSFVIGSVMLMDTEEPGYQIAVPLIVGLTATSALFTFVVLTLLLKTRRKPVSTGVEMLLGDHGKVVSGFPGEGRVLVEGEIWQARCDTPLRVGQEIVVKQVDGLCLHVAAKEKE comes from the coding sequence ATGAAGCTGTTTTCCATTCTGACATTCTGGCTTGCTGTACTTTGGCCGATGTGTTCTCAGGCATCCGATGTATGGTTAATTGATATCAAAGGTGGGATCGGACCTGCGGTCAGCGATTTCGTGTCACGTGAAATCAACCAGGCCCACGACGATCAGGCTGCACTGATCGTGCTGAAAATGGACACGCCGGGTGGGTTAGACACCTCAATGCGGGAAATCATCCGCGCTATCACCACATCGCCGGTTGCCGTGGCCACCTGGGTTGGCCCTTCAGGGGCCAGAGCAGCGAGCGCTGGGACATATATTCTGTATGCCAGCCATATTGCTGCGATGGCACCGGGTACAAATCTTGGCGCTGCTACTCCTGTTTCTCTAACAGGTGGCTCACCAGGCGGCAAAAAAGATAATCCGTTTGATGACTCTGACGATCAGGAACCGGCAGGAAAGGATGACGCGGCGAAGCAACCCGCAGAAGGCACGCAGTCAGGGGATGAAGTCAAAGCCGAAACGGCGATGGAAAAGAAAGTCATTAATGATGCGGCGGCTTACATCACCAGCCTGGCTAAACTGCATGGCAGAAATGAAGTCTGGGCAGAAAAAGCGGTGCGGGAAGCGGCCAGTTTGGATGCCGAAGGGGCACTCAAAGAAAATGTCATCGACTTTATGGCAACCGATCTCGATGATCTGGTGAACCAGATCAATGGGCGAACCGTGCTGATTAACGGGGTAAAGCAGACATTATCGCTTGAGAATGTCGCGTACGTAGAGCGCCAACAGGACTGGCGGTTTAAGTTTCTGGCTGTCATTACCAATCCGAACGTGGCCTACATACTTATGCTGATTGGCATCTATGGCTTGCTGCTAGAGTTTTACAACCCGGGTGTCGGCTTGCCAGGGGTGCTCGGTGGTATTTGTCTGATTCTGGCCATGTATTCATTACAACTTCTGCCCGTGAGCTATGCGGGGCTGGGGTTGATCATTCTGGGGATCATTTTGATGGTGGCAGAGGCCTTTAGCCCCAGTTTTGGCATATTGGGTCTGGGCGGTATCGTCTCCTTCGTGATTGGTTCTGTCATGCTGATGGATACCGAAGAACCCGGGTATCAAATTGCCGTTCCTTTGATTGTGGGTCTGACGGCTACCTCAGCACTGTTTACCTTTGTCGTTCTGACTTTGTTGCTCAAAACCCGCCGTAAGCCTGTTTCAACTGGGGTAGAAATGCTCCTGGGTGATCACGGTAAAGTGGTCAGTGGTTTCCCCGGTGAGGGGCGGGTGCTGGTCGAGGGTGAGATCTGGCAAGCCCGGTGCGACACGCCGCTCCGGGTTGGTCAGGAAATTGTTGTGAAGCAAGTCGATGGCTTGTGTTTACATGTTGCGGCCAAAGAGAAGGAATAA
- a CDS encoding YdbL family protein, producing the protein MKRILTYLAIFLFCTSAFAIDLQQAKAQGLVGEANNGYLAALAPSPSAEVRQLIQTVNSERKESYQRIAVSNGLTLTEVSRLAYKKAIEKTESGHFYQSPSGLWVKK; encoded by the coding sequence ATGAAACGCATACTGACTTATCTGGCCATATTTCTGTTTTGTACATCTGCATTTGCAATTGATTTACAACAGGCGAAAGCACAAGGCTTAGTGGGTGAAGCCAACAATGGTTATCTTGCTGCTCTGGCACCCTCACCCTCTGCGGAAGTACGTCAACTCATTCAAACTGTGAACAGCGAGCGAAAAGAAAGCTACCAGCGTATCGCCGTATCAAACGGACTTACGTTAACAGAAGTGAGCCGCCTCGCTTACAAAAAAGCGATAGAAAAAACCGAAAGCGGCCATTTTTATCAGAGCCCAAGCGGATTGTGGGTTAAGAAGTGA
- a CDS encoding DUF4105 domain-containing protein — MKFWLSLLPLSVFSSTAFAYTQQDLVHLSTSDYWHTLGHYQPGLTGSFHSLVDSPAFFLSPQGKDDPLAELKATVEGFDSEAKQPDSSLNDQRLSCRYPARFHWLKQKLHTDWPTPVCPEQELWKQALNPKGLTLVFPTAFMNSPSSMFGHTLLRVDAKDQNRHRELVAFAINFAATPASNDNAFLYATKGLFGSYPGTFSVMPYYRKVREYNDLESRDIWEYALNLDEEEVQQVLRHLWEMNGVEFDYYFIDENCSYQLLALLEAGREGLDLTSGFDFQAIPSDTVKVLREKGLLDAPKYRASFGTRLMHYAEQLDDQQLLSARAAMSGQYPTEGSLSERAAILEMAYEWLNFEFYDQALAREEIAPQLQKLLIARSRLDTPSPFSDPVRPAMSPDEGHNSSRLGLGYRYSNHNADQALLEWRVAYHDLLDNAGGYIPGAQISFFDLQLGVDQDGDVDLNQLYLIDAMSLAPDYRVFDSLSWNIRAGYDQQPGTVDLTGRYFMQGGYGKSWGDANRMHFYALMSSELNYFDAQGENLSLGLGMESGLVWQASEAHKLAVSAQGLYQWDAMRWRTESTASWHWALSQQLGLRTEVTYQQWQSDELSSTLRLFVYL; from the coding sequence ATGAAGTTCTGGTTATCACTGCTCCCTCTCAGCGTTTTCAGCAGCACAGCTTTTGCGTACACCCAGCAAGATCTGGTGCACCTTTCCACCTCAGATTATTGGCATACATTGGGGCATTATCAGCCCGGCCTGACAGGGTCGTTTCACAGCCTGGTCGATTCGCCTGCTTTCTTTCTCAGTCCGCAGGGAAAAGATGATCCACTGGCCGAGTTGAAGGCAACCGTTGAAGGCTTTGACAGCGAAGCAAAACAGCCCGATAGCTCACTGAATGATCAGCGTTTAAGCTGCCGTTATCCGGCTCGATTTCATTGGTTAAAGCAAAAATTACATACAGATTGGCCAACTCCCGTTTGTCCTGAGCAAGAGCTGTGGAAGCAAGCACTGAACCCCAAAGGGCTGACACTGGTTTTCCCGACCGCATTTATGAACAGCCCATCGTCTATGTTCGGGCATACCTTACTGCGTGTTGATGCAAAAGATCAGAACCGACACCGCGAATTAGTGGCCTTTGCCATCAATTTTGCCGCCACGCCAGCGAGCAATGACAATGCATTTTTGTACGCGACGAAAGGGTTGTTCGGGAGTTATCCCGGCACCTTCAGTGTCATGCCTTACTACCGAAAAGTTCGTGAATACAATGATTTAGAATCAAGAGATATTTGGGAATATGCCTTAAACCTGGATGAAGAAGAAGTGCAGCAGGTCCTGCGCCATCTCTGGGAAATGAATGGTGTTGAGTTTGACTATTATTTCATTGACGAGAATTGCTCCTATCAGCTGCTGGCACTGCTTGAAGCGGGCAGGGAAGGGTTGGATCTGACTTCTGGTTTTGATTTTCAGGCGATTCCGTCAGACACGGTCAAAGTGCTCAGAGAAAAAGGACTGCTCGACGCTCCTAAATATCGGGCTTCTTTTGGTACACGTTTAATGCATTACGCTGAGCAGTTGGATGATCAGCAGCTCTTATCAGCACGGGCAGCCATGTCGGGCCAGTATCCGACTGAAGGCTCACTGAGTGAAAGAGCCGCCATTCTGGAAATGGCTTATGAGTGGCTCAACTTTGAATTTTATGATCAGGCGTTAGCCCGGGAAGAGATTGCACCTCAGTTACAGAAACTGCTGATTGCCAGAAGTCGGCTGGATACCCCATCGCCATTCTCTGACCCCGTAAGGCCTGCCATGTCGCCCGATGAAGGTCATAATTCAAGCCGGCTTGGACTGGGTTACCGCTACAGCAATCACAACGCCGATCAGGCGTTACTGGAATGGCGCGTGGCTTATCATGATCTATTGGATAATGCAGGCGGTTACATTCCGGGGGCACAGATCAGCTTTTTCGACCTGCAACTAGGGGTTGACCAGGATGGCGATGTGGATCTGAACCAGCTTTATCTGATTGATGCCATGTCACTGGCGCCTGATTATCGGGTCTTTGATTCACTCTCCTGGAATATTCGTGCCGGCTATGACCAGCAGCCCGGTACGGTTGACCTGACAGGCAGATATTTCATGCAGGGCGGATACGGTAAATCCTGGGGGGATGCGAACCGGATGCACTTTTATGCGCTCATGTCTTCGGAGCTGAACTATTTTGATGCGCAGGGTGAGAATCTGTCTCTGGGCTTGGGGATGGAGTCCGGACTGGTCTGGCAGGCGAGTGAAGCGCACAAACTGGCTGTGTCGGCGCAAGGGCTTTACCAGTGGGATGCGATGCGTTGGCGGACGGAATCAACGGCGAGCTGGCACTGGGCACTCAGTCAGCAACTGGGATTACGCACTGAAGTCACCTATCAGCAGTGGCAAAGTGACGAGTTGTCCTCCACATTGCGGTTGTTCGTTTATCTCTGA
- a CDS encoding calcium/sodium antiporter translates to MITASLALLLGFALLVWSADKFVDGAAASAGHFGMPPLLIGMIIVGFGTSAPEMVVSAMASIDGKPDLALGNALGSNIVNIGLILGITAIIAPIAVQSNIIRKELPLLILIGILAGILLWDGELTRVEAIVLLIGFFGLIGWSIYSALKGKGDALEAETESELKEHAMPLKNAMMWLLIGLVLLVVSSRILVWGAVTIAQSLGVSDLIIGLTIVALGTSLPELAASVAAARKGEHDIAIGNVVGSNMFNILAVIGIAGVISPISGIGVEVFARDWTVMMGLTVALVVMCMGFRGPGRINRFEGLLLLIAIVAYNLFLFSTVAG, encoded by the coding sequence ATGATCACCGCATCATTAGCCTTATTGCTGGGGTTTGCTCTTTTAGTCTGGAGTGCAGATAAATTTGTCGACGGTGCTGCTGCCAGTGCCGGCCATTTCGGTATGCCGCCATTATTAATCGGTATGATTATTGTGGGCTTTGGTACTTCGGCACCTGAAATGGTGGTCTCTGCCATGGCATCAATTGATGGTAAACCGGATCTGGCGCTCGGGAATGCACTGGGTTCTAATATTGTCAATATCGGTCTGATTCTTGGGATTACGGCAATCATTGCCCCGATTGCCGTTCAGTCAAATATCATCAGAAAAGAGCTTCCGCTGCTGATACTCATCGGTATCCTCGCAGGTATTCTGCTCTGGGACGGTGAGTTGACTCGCGTTGAAGCGATTGTCTTGCTGATTGGTTTTTTTGGCTTGATTGGCTGGTCGATTTATTCTGCATTGAAAGGGAAAGGCGATGCGCTGGAAGCAGAAACAGAAAGCGAACTCAAAGAACATGCGATGCCCTTAAAGAATGCCATGATGTGGCTGTTGATTGGTTTGGTGCTCTTGGTCGTGAGTTCCCGAATTCTGGTTTGGGGGGCGGTCACCATTGCTCAGTCGCTTGGTGTCAGCGATTTGATCATTGGTCTGACGATTGTGGCCCTGGGAACATCATTACCTGAATTGGCTGCTTCTGTGGCAGCGGCACGTAAAGGTGAACACGATATCGCGATTGGTAATGTTGTCGGTTCCAATATGTTTAACATACTGGCAGTCATTGGTATTGCGGGTGTGATTTCACCGATCAGCGGTATTGGCGTTGAAGTGTTTGCCCGCGACTGGACTGTCATGATGGGCCTGACCGTTGCCCTGGTTGTGATGTGCATGGGCTTCCGTGGTCCGGGTCGCATCAACCGCTTTGAAGGTTTGTTGTTACTGATTGCCATTGTCGCCTACAACTTATTTTTATTTAGTACTGTCGCTGGCTGA
- a CDS encoding YeiH family protein, with translation MLFQPALLKQQLTRYPLFWLGACICLMPFINSPVALILGFSFATLGLVPADIPVAAITKKLLSMAIIGLGFGIQLDVAIAASKAGLGLIVASIVVTLAMGWLLTRWLKLDSKTGHLIASGTAICGGSAIAAVSPAIGANSHQTSLALATVFILNSAALFLFPSVGHLLDMTQHEFGVWAAIAIHDTSSVVGAAGAYGDEALKTATTLKLARALWIIPLAFLSALMFRGKEKKLAVPMFIVFYCMAMLTAHWLPQFSELYQGIFALSKRVLVVCLFMIGAGITVQKLRAAGFKPLLLGVLLWLVIGLSSLLAILLGAA, from the coding sequence ATGCTGTTCCAACCTGCCTTACTGAAACAACAGTTGACGCGTTATCCCCTTTTCTGGCTCGGTGCGTGTATTTGCCTGATGCCATTCATCAACTCCCCTGTGGCGCTGATTCTGGGTTTCTCATTTGCCACCTTAGGACTTGTCCCAGCAGATATTCCGGTCGCTGCTATCACAAAGAAATTGCTGTCAATGGCAATCATCGGTCTGGGTTTCGGTATTCAGCTTGATGTTGCCATTGCGGCAAGCAAGGCCGGTTTAGGGCTTATTGTGGCTTCCATTGTCGTGACTCTTGCCATGGGATGGTTACTGACCCGATGGCTGAAGTTAGACAGCAAAACCGGCCATCTGATTGCATCCGGCACCGCCATTTGCGGCGGCAGTGCTATCGCCGCTGTGTCGCCGGCAATCGGCGCAAACAGCCATCAGACCTCGCTGGCACTGGCCACTGTGTTTATCCTGAACTCAGCGGCCCTCTTCTTATTTCCCTCGGTTGGCCATCTGCTGGATATGACACAACACGAGTTTGGTGTCTGGGCTGCGATTGCCATTCATGACACTTCTTCTGTTGTGGGTGCTGCAGGGGCTTATGGCGACGAAGCATTAAAAACAGCCACCACGCTCAAATTAGCCAGAGCGCTATGGATTATTCCGCTCGCGTTTCTCAGTGCGCTAATGTTCAGAGGCAAAGAGAAAAAACTCGCCGTGCCAATGTTCATCGTCTTCTATTGTATGGCCATGCTGACGGCACATTGGCTGCCCCAATTTTCTGAGCTGTATCAGGGGATTTTCGCGCTTTCGAAACGCGTGCTGGTGGTGTGCTTATTTATGATTGGGGCAGGAATTACGGTTCAGAAACTGCGTGCAGCCGGGTTTAAACCGCTGTTGCTGGGTGTGTTGCTGTGGTTGGTCATTGGCCTGAGTTCATTGCTTGCTATTTTGCTTGGAGCGGCCTGA
- a CDS encoding universal stress protein, whose product MRRFENLLFISDGVQDELDGLKQAISLSQAHHSTLTVLIIYPELPDSLGNYQGNWEQALIENTKLQIAQAKSALSFSEQSVMPIILAQSSKKPSTLIIQHVIRDNYDMVIKSASFNQNEAGLKAIDMELLRQCPCPVWLCRPITHAQRKVHVAVAIDAENNSREETDLDLMLLQLSRSLADDCDGSLNIISCWDFPYEEITGNPFIHVPEQELQLSIKEAEQKNIDGLKKLITLSGISGPVKEFHPKGLPQTCIPDIIESEGIELLIMGTVARSGIPGFIMGNTAEDIIQNTKCSILALKPKGFVSDVKAY is encoded by the coding sequence ATGCGTCGATTTGAAAACTTGCTCTTTATCAGTGATGGTGTGCAGGATGAATTGGATGGATTGAAACAGGCCATCAGCCTGTCACAAGCTCACCACAGCACCCTGACTGTGTTGATTATTTATCCTGAATTGCCTGATTCGCTGGGAAATTATCAGGGGAATTGGGAACAAGCTCTGATTGAAAACACCAAACTACAGATTGCACAGGCAAAATCCGCCTTGTCATTCTCCGAACAATCTGTGATGCCAATCATTCTGGCACAAAGCAGCAAAAAGCCCTCGACCTTAATTATTCAGCATGTCATCAGAGACAACTATGACATGGTGATCAAATCTGCCAGTTTCAATCAGAATGAGGCTGGATTGAAAGCGATTGATATGGAATTACTCAGGCAGTGCCCCTGCCCGGTCTGGCTGTGCCGTCCCATTACCCATGCGCAGAGAAAAGTTCATGTCGCAGTAGCGATTGATGCCGAAAACAATAGCAGGGAAGAAACGGATCTGGATCTGATGCTGCTCCAGCTATCCCGCTCGCTGGCGGACGATTGCGACGGCAGTCTGAACATCATTTCCTGCTGGGATTTCCCATACGAAGAAATTACCGGCAACCCGTTTATTCATGTCCCAGAGCAGGAGCTTCAGCTGTCCATCAAGGAAGCGGAACAAAAAAACATAGATGGGCTGAAAAAACTGATCACCCTATCTGGCATTAGCGGGCCGGTAAAAGAATTCCATCCCAAAGGCCTTCCGCAAACTTGCATCCCCGACATCATTGAAAGCGAAGGCATTGAGTTGTTGATTATGGGAACAGTTGCCCGATCGGGCATACCCGGATTTATTATGGGAAATACTGCTGAGGATATTATCCAGAATACGAAATGCTCGATTCTGGCGCTCAAGCCCAAAGGTTTTGTATCGGATGTAAAAGCTTATTAG
- a CDS encoding slipin family protein — MITYTLATVIVLVLALIISMFRVLREYERAVVFLLGRFYEVKGPGLIIIIPIIQQMVRVDLRTIVLDVPTQDLITKDNVSVKVNAVVYFRVIDPKMAIINVENYLEATSQLSQTTLRSVLGQHELDELLSARDELNKDLQGILDMHTDNWGIKIANVEIKHVDLDDSMVRALARQAEAERSRRAKVIHATGELEASKKLMEAAEVLNKAPNAIQLRYLQTLTEIANDRTSTIVFPLPIDLVDKVKSIANTHHE, encoded by the coding sequence ATGATTACCTATACCCTGGCAACTGTCATTGTGCTGGTACTCGCGCTGATCATCAGCATGTTCAGAGTATTGCGTGAGTATGAGCGTGCTGTTGTCTTTCTGTTGGGGCGCTTTTATGAAGTAAAAGGGCCTGGTTTGATCATCATTATCCCGATCATTCAACAAATGGTTCGGGTCGATCTGAGAACCATAGTGCTGGATGTGCCAACACAGGATCTGATCACCAAAGATAATGTGTCGGTTAAGGTCAATGCCGTGGTTTATTTTCGGGTGATTGATCCCAAAATGGCAATCATCAATGTCGAAAATTATCTTGAAGCAACCAGTCAATTGTCCCAAACAACATTGCGTTCAGTGCTTGGCCAGCATGAGTTGGACGAATTGCTGTCAGCAAGAGATGAACTGAATAAAGATTTGCAGGGCATTCTTGATATGCACACTGACAACTGGGGCATTAAGATAGCAAATGTTGAAATCAAACATGTCGATCTGGATGACAGTATGGTGCGTGCATTAGCTCGCCAGGCTGAGGCTGAGCGTTCACGTCGTGCAAAAGTGATTCATGCCACGGGTGAGCTGGAAGCATCTAAAAAATTGATGGAGGCAGCAGAAGTGCTAAATAAAGCGCCTAATGCCATTCAACTTCGTTACCTGCAGACATTAACTGAAATTGCCAATGATCGAACATCAACCATTGTATTCCCCTTGCCAATTGATTTAGTCGATAAAGTCAAAAGTATCGCGAATACGCATCATGAGTGA
- a CDS encoding YnbE family lipoprotein, whose protein sequence is MTSGLSGCTPTVQVAASDKPIEVNLNVKIEHEIRIRVDKEIDDLFSDDDVF, encoded by the coding sequence ATGACTAGTGGTTTGTCCGGATGCACACCGACTGTTCAGGTTGCGGCATCAGACAAGCCGATAGAGGTCAATCTGAACGTGAAGATTGAACATGAAATCAGGATTAGAGTGGATAAGGAAATCGATGATCTCTTCAGTGACGATGATGTCTTCTGA